A stretch of the Takifugu flavidus isolate HTHZ2018 chromosome 1, ASM371156v2, whole genome shotgun sequence genome encodes the following:
- the LOC130528235 gene encoding immunoglobulin-like domain-containing receptor 2 isoform X2: MNFYRLALLLGASVCMCNGVHVTVREKQRYAMLFQSVVLPCQYQTASSQAAVVQWWYKSYCRDRTKESFTLPETLAIQTSELGATSHLECSDTSRTVRVVASAQGASLTLAEHYKGRDITIINKADLRIGELQWGDSGVYFCKVVIADDLEGKNEAQLELLVLEWAFVASVVLGSFLFLLLLGICWCQCCPHSCCCYVRCCCCPDTCCCPRHLYEAGKMAKRGPPAQVPVYPYYIPGVPAVVPLAPSSHVEPKITSIPSVETNLAGVRNGYRLKAAPQQASANIRYYIEKELSQFPSVKMASLKPSSMSELSSLHDGGNTDFRHTYQTVQMKALPPIADLDDLSLRAAPPRQSHRLRRDRGNHSDDELDRRWNSRSEHLDRKTLSRRGRTGSLDELEDFARSFSSRGRRALSRGYERDYSPPRRSFRDEVDEWSRRSPSPLPQKRRGTWDSDRHWQPSHSREYDGTFLNSALEHKARARGGERGAARLDEDSDTPSKGSSRGKGSYYSRSPSNRPEEEDPLPPYSEWEAERHYRAEANTERYRTVDAPRSGRYRTTESHMRPFSYTRPPQGASHTLQGGREERDRNRNLTLVREEWTKPLILRFTQQLFIHFHQDFKHPPVRPGQHSSRAVLCQQLSGGRISHRESP, from the exons ATGAACTTTTACCGACTGGCTCTTTTACTGGGAGCATCAG TGTGCATGTGCAATGGCGTGCATGTCACCGTGCGGGAGAAGCAGCGGTACGCCATGCTTTTCCAGTCCGTGGTCCTTCCATGCCAGTACCAGACGGCGTCCTCTCAAGCGGCGGTGGTACAGTGGTGGTACAAGTCCTACTGTCGAGACCGCACCAAAGAGTCCTTCACCCTGCCTGAGACTCTGGCCATCCAGACCTCAGAACTGGGCGCCACGTCCCACCTGGAGTGCTCTGACACCAGCCGCACAGTACGGGTCGTGGCCTCCGCACAGGGGGCCTCCTTGACATTGGCCGAGCACTACAAAGGCAGAGACATCACCATCATAAACA AGGCTGACCTGCGGATCGGGGAGCTGCAGTGGGGCGACAGCGGCGTGTACTTCTGTAAGGTCGTCATTGCCGACGATCTCGAGGGAAAGAATGAGGCCCAACTGGAGTTACTGGTGCTCG AGTGGGCGTTTGTGGCATCTGTAGTCCTGGGCAGCTTCTTGTTCCTGTTACTGTTGGGGATCTGCTGGTGCCAGTGTTGCCctcactcctgctgctgctacgtgcgctgctgctgctgtcccgACACCTGCTGCTGTCCCCGACACT TGTATGAGGCAGGGAAGATGGCCAAACGTGGACCACCTGCTCAGGTTCCTGTCTATCCTTACTACATTCCTGGCGTTCCTGCTGTGGTCCCGCTTGCCCCTTCATCTCACGTAGAGCCGAAGATAACATCTATTCCTTCTGTGGAGACCAACCTGGCGGGAG TGCGCAATGGCTACAGACTGAAAGCTGCTCCACAGCAAGCCTCAGCAAATATTCGGTACTACATAGAGAAGGAGCTGAGTCAGTTTCCTTCTGTCAAGATGGCTTCACTCAAAC CCAGTAGTATGTCGGAACTGAGCTCCCTTCACGATGGAGGGAACACAGACTTCAGACACACCTATCAGACAGTCCAGATGAAGGCACTCCCACCCATCGCGGACCTGGACGACCTGTCACTGAGAGCAGCTCCGCCCAGACAGAGTCACAGGCTCAGACGAGACAGGGGCAACCACTCAGACGATGAGCTGGACAGAAG GTGGAACTCCCGTTCTGAGCACCTAGACAGGAAAACACTGAGCAGAAGAGGGCGCACAGGCTCTCTGGATGAACTGGAAGATTTTGCCCGCTCCTTTAGTTCCCGAGGCCGCCGGGCTCTGTCCCGGGGCTATGAGCGGGATTACAGCCCTCCTAGGCGCTCCTTCAGAGATGAGGTTGATGAGTGGAGCCGCCGCAGCCCCTCACCTTTACCACAGAAGAGAAGGGGCACGTGGGACAGCGACCGTCACTGGCAGCCATCCCACAGTCGAGAATATGACGGCACCTTCCTCAACAGTGCACTGGAGCACAAGGCCAGGGCCCGAGGGGGTGAGCGAGGTGCCGCCAGACTGGACGAGGATAGTGACACTCCCTCAAAAGGCAGCTCCAGAGGAAAGGGCAGTTACTACAGCCGGTCACCTAGCAACCGTCCAGAAGAGGAGGACCCCTTACCTCCGTACTCTGAGTGGGAAGCAGAGCGGCACTACAGAGCTGAAGCCAATACAGAGCGATACCGCACTGTAGACGCTCCCAGGTCAGGGCGTTACAGGACCACAGAGTCCCACATGAGGCCTTTCTCGTACACTCGACCTCCTCAGGGGgcatcacacacactgcaagggggcagagaagagagggaCAGAAATCGAAACCTG ACCCTGGTGAGGGAAGAGTGGACGAAGCCACTCATCCTGCGGTTCACACAGCAGCTTTTCATCCATTTTCATCAGGATTTCAAGCACCCTCCAGTGCGCCCAGGGCAGCACTCCAGTCGGGCTGTTTTGTGTCAACAGCTCAGTGGGGGCAGGATCAGCCACCGGGAATCACCCTAA
- the LOC130528235 gene encoding immunoglobulin-like domain-containing receptor 2 isoform X5 produces the protein MNFYRLALLLGASVCMCNGVHVTVREKQRYAMLFQSVVLPCQYQTASSQAAVVQWWYKSYCRDRTKESFTLPETLAIQTSELGATSHLECSDTSRTVRVVASAQGASLTLAEHYKGRDITIINKADLRIGELQWGDSGVYFCKVVIADDLEGKNEAQLELLVLGRTGQQDDLLPEFDVEIMPEWAFVASVVLGSFLFLLLLGICWCQCCPHSCCCYVRCCCCPDTCCCPRHLYEAGKMAKRGPPAQVPVYPYYIPGVPAVVPLAPSSHVEPKITSIPSVETNLAGASSMSELSSLHDGGNTDFRHTYQTVQMKALPPIADLDDLSLRAAPPRQSHRLRRDRGNHSDDELDRRWNSRSEHLDRKTLSRRGRTGSLDELEDFARSFSSRGRRALSRGYERDYSPPRRSFRDEVDEWSRRSPSPLPQKRRGTWDSDRHWQPSHSREYDGTFLNSALEHKARARGGERGAARLDEDSDTPSKGSSRGKGSYYSRSPSNRPEEEDPLPPYSEWEAERHYRAEANTERYRTVDAPRSGRYRTTESHMRPFSYTRPPQGASHTLQGGREERDRNRNLTLVREEWTKPLILRFTQQLFIHFHQDFKHPPVRPGQHSSRAVLCQQLSGGRISHRESP, from the exons ATGAACTTTTACCGACTGGCTCTTTTACTGGGAGCATCAG TGTGCATGTGCAATGGCGTGCATGTCACCGTGCGGGAGAAGCAGCGGTACGCCATGCTTTTCCAGTCCGTGGTCCTTCCATGCCAGTACCAGACGGCGTCCTCTCAAGCGGCGGTGGTACAGTGGTGGTACAAGTCCTACTGTCGAGACCGCACCAAAGAGTCCTTCACCCTGCCTGAGACTCTGGCCATCCAGACCTCAGAACTGGGCGCCACGTCCCACCTGGAGTGCTCTGACACCAGCCGCACAGTACGGGTCGTGGCCTCCGCACAGGGGGCCTCCTTGACATTGGCCGAGCACTACAAAGGCAGAGACATCACCATCATAAACA AGGCTGACCTGCGGATCGGGGAGCTGCAGTGGGGCGACAGCGGCGTGTACTTCTGTAAGGTCGTCATTGCCGACGATCTCGAGGGAAAGAATGAGGCCCAACTGGAGTTACTGGTGCTCG gCAGGACAGGTCAGCAGGACGATCTCCTACCTGAGTTTGATGTGGAGATCATGCCAG AGTGGGCGTTTGTGGCATCTGTAGTCCTGGGCAGCTTCTTGTTCCTGTTACTGTTGGGGATCTGCTGGTGCCAGTGTTGCCctcactcctgctgctgctacgtgcgctgctgctgctgtcccgACACCTGCTGCTGTCCCCGACACT TGTATGAGGCAGGGAAGATGGCCAAACGTGGACCACCTGCTCAGGTTCCTGTCTATCCTTACTACATTCCTGGCGTTCCTGCTGTGGTCCCGCTTGCCCCTTCATCTCACGTAGAGCCGAAGATAACATCTATTCCTTCTGTGGAGACCAACCTGGCGGGAG CCAGTAGTATGTCGGAACTGAGCTCCCTTCACGATGGAGGGAACACAGACTTCAGACACACCTATCAGACAGTCCAGATGAAGGCACTCCCACCCATCGCGGACCTGGACGACCTGTCACTGAGAGCAGCTCCGCCCAGACAGAGTCACAGGCTCAGACGAGACAGGGGCAACCACTCAGACGATGAGCTGGACAGAAG GTGGAACTCCCGTTCTGAGCACCTAGACAGGAAAACACTGAGCAGAAGAGGGCGCACAGGCTCTCTGGATGAACTGGAAGATTTTGCCCGCTCCTTTAGTTCCCGAGGCCGCCGGGCTCTGTCCCGGGGCTATGAGCGGGATTACAGCCCTCCTAGGCGCTCCTTCAGAGATGAGGTTGATGAGTGGAGCCGCCGCAGCCCCTCACCTTTACCACAGAAGAGAAGGGGCACGTGGGACAGCGACCGTCACTGGCAGCCATCCCACAGTCGAGAATATGACGGCACCTTCCTCAACAGTGCACTGGAGCACAAGGCCAGGGCCCGAGGGGGTGAGCGAGGTGCCGCCAGACTGGACGAGGATAGTGACACTCCCTCAAAAGGCAGCTCCAGAGGAAAGGGCAGTTACTACAGCCGGTCACCTAGCAACCGTCCAGAAGAGGAGGACCCCTTACCTCCGTACTCTGAGTGGGAAGCAGAGCGGCACTACAGAGCTGAAGCCAATACAGAGCGATACCGCACTGTAGACGCTCCCAGGTCAGGGCGTTACAGGACCACAGAGTCCCACATGAGGCCTTTCTCGTACACTCGACCTCCTCAGGGGgcatcacacacactgcaagggggcagagaagagagggaCAGAAATCGAAACCTG ACCCTGGTGAGGGAAGAGTGGACGAAGCCACTCATCCTGCGGTTCACACAGCAGCTTTTCATCCATTTTCATCAGGATTTCAAGCACCCTCCAGTGCGCCCAGGGCAGCACTCCAGTCGGGCTGTTTTGTGTCAACAGCTCAGTGGGGGCAGGATCAGCCACCGGGAATCACCCTAA
- the LOC130528235 gene encoding immunoglobulin-like domain-containing receptor 2 isoform X3 produces MNFYRLALLLGASVCMCNGVHVTVREKQRYAMLFQSVVLPCQYQTASSQAAVVQWWYKSYCRDRTKESFTLPETLAIQTSELGATSHLECSDTSRTVRVVASAQGASLTLAEHYKGRDITIINKADLRIGELQWGDSGVYFCKVVIADDLEGKNEAQLELLVLGRTGQQDDLLPEFDVEIMPEWAFVASVVLGSFLFLLLLGICWCQCCPHSCCCYVRCCCCPDTCCCPRHLYEAGKMAKRGPPAQVPVYPYYIPGVPAVVPLAPSSHVEPKITSIPSVETNLAGVRNGYRLKAAPQQASANIRYYIEKELSQFPSVKMASLKPSSMSELSSLHDGGNTDFRHTYQTVQMKALPPIADLDDLSLRAAPPRQSHRLRRDRGNHSDDELDRRWNSRSEHLDRKTLSRRGRTGSLDELEDFARSFSSRGRRALSRGYERDYSPPRRSFRDEVDEWSRRSPSPLPQKRRGTWDSDRHWQPSHSREYDGTFLNSALEHKARARGGERGAARLDEDSDTPSKGSSRGKGSYYSRSPSNRPEEEDPLPPYSEWEAERHYRAEANTERYRTVDAPRSGRYRTTESHMRPFSYTRPPQGASHTLQGGREERDRNRNLMCCNGHVETLRCLATSGGNKGPRP; encoded by the exons ATGAACTTTTACCGACTGGCTCTTTTACTGGGAGCATCAG TGTGCATGTGCAATGGCGTGCATGTCACCGTGCGGGAGAAGCAGCGGTACGCCATGCTTTTCCAGTCCGTGGTCCTTCCATGCCAGTACCAGACGGCGTCCTCTCAAGCGGCGGTGGTACAGTGGTGGTACAAGTCCTACTGTCGAGACCGCACCAAAGAGTCCTTCACCCTGCCTGAGACTCTGGCCATCCAGACCTCAGAACTGGGCGCCACGTCCCACCTGGAGTGCTCTGACACCAGCCGCACAGTACGGGTCGTGGCCTCCGCACAGGGGGCCTCCTTGACATTGGCCGAGCACTACAAAGGCAGAGACATCACCATCATAAACA AGGCTGACCTGCGGATCGGGGAGCTGCAGTGGGGCGACAGCGGCGTGTACTTCTGTAAGGTCGTCATTGCCGACGATCTCGAGGGAAAGAATGAGGCCCAACTGGAGTTACTGGTGCTCG gCAGGACAGGTCAGCAGGACGATCTCCTACCTGAGTTTGATGTGGAGATCATGCCAG AGTGGGCGTTTGTGGCATCTGTAGTCCTGGGCAGCTTCTTGTTCCTGTTACTGTTGGGGATCTGCTGGTGCCAGTGTTGCCctcactcctgctgctgctacgtgcgctgctgctgctgtcccgACACCTGCTGCTGTCCCCGACACT TGTATGAGGCAGGGAAGATGGCCAAACGTGGACCACCTGCTCAGGTTCCTGTCTATCCTTACTACATTCCTGGCGTTCCTGCTGTGGTCCCGCTTGCCCCTTCATCTCACGTAGAGCCGAAGATAACATCTATTCCTTCTGTGGAGACCAACCTGGCGGGAG TGCGCAATGGCTACAGACTGAAAGCTGCTCCACAGCAAGCCTCAGCAAATATTCGGTACTACATAGAGAAGGAGCTGAGTCAGTTTCCTTCTGTCAAGATGGCTTCACTCAAAC CCAGTAGTATGTCGGAACTGAGCTCCCTTCACGATGGAGGGAACACAGACTTCAGACACACCTATCAGACAGTCCAGATGAAGGCACTCCCACCCATCGCGGACCTGGACGACCTGTCACTGAGAGCAGCTCCGCCCAGACAGAGTCACAGGCTCAGACGAGACAGGGGCAACCACTCAGACGATGAGCTGGACAGAAG GTGGAACTCCCGTTCTGAGCACCTAGACAGGAAAACACTGAGCAGAAGAGGGCGCACAGGCTCTCTGGATGAACTGGAAGATTTTGCCCGCTCCTTTAGTTCCCGAGGCCGCCGGGCTCTGTCCCGGGGCTATGAGCGGGATTACAGCCCTCCTAGGCGCTCCTTCAGAGATGAGGTTGATGAGTGGAGCCGCCGCAGCCCCTCACCTTTACCACAGAAGAGAAGGGGCACGTGGGACAGCGACCGTCACTGGCAGCCATCCCACAGTCGAGAATATGACGGCACCTTCCTCAACAGTGCACTGGAGCACAAGGCCAGGGCCCGAGGGGGTGAGCGAGGTGCCGCCAGACTGGACGAGGATAGTGACACTCCCTCAAAAGGCAGCTCCAGAGGAAAGGGCAGTTACTACAGCCGGTCACCTAGCAACCGTCCAGAAGAGGAGGACCCCTTACCTCCGTACTCTGAGTGGGAAGCAGAGCGGCACTACAGAGCTGAAGCCAATACAGAGCGATACCGCACTGTAGACGCTCCCAGGTCAGGGCGTTACAGGACCACAGAGTCCCACATGAGGCCTTTCTCGTACACTCGACCTCCTCAGGGGgcatcacacacactgcaagggggcagagaagagagggaCAGAAATCGAAACCTG ATGTGCTGCAATGGTCATGTGGAAACTCTGAGGTGTTTGGCGACATCTGGTGGGAACAAAGGCCCCAGGCCTTAA
- the LOC130528235 gene encoding immunoglobulin-like domain-containing receptor 2 isoform X1 encodes MNFYRLALLLGASVCMCNGVHVTVREKQRYAMLFQSVVLPCQYQTASSQAAVVQWWYKSYCRDRTKESFTLPETLAIQTSELGATSHLECSDTSRTVRVVASAQGASLTLAEHYKGRDITIINKADLRIGELQWGDSGVYFCKVVIADDLEGKNEAQLELLVLGRTGQQDDLLPEFDVEIMPEWAFVASVVLGSFLFLLLLGICWCQCCPHSCCCYVRCCCCPDTCCCPRHLYEAGKMAKRGPPAQVPVYPYYIPGVPAVVPLAPSSHVEPKITSIPSVETNLAGVRNGYRLKAAPQQASANIRYYIEKELSQFPSVKMASLKPSSMSELSSLHDGGNTDFRHTYQTVQMKALPPIADLDDLSLRAAPPRQSHRLRRDRGNHSDDELDRRWNSRSEHLDRKTLSRRGRTGSLDELEDFARSFSSRGRRALSRGYERDYSPPRRSFRDEVDEWSRRSPSPLPQKRRGTWDSDRHWQPSHSREYDGTFLNSALEHKARARGGERGAARLDEDSDTPSKGSSRGKGSYYSRSPSNRPEEEDPLPPYSEWEAERHYRAEANTERYRTVDAPRSGRYRTTESHMRPFSYTRPPQGASHTLQGGREERDRNRNLTLVREEWTKPLILRFTQQLFIHFHQDFKHPPVRPGQHSSRAVLCQQLSGGRISHRESP; translated from the exons ATGAACTTTTACCGACTGGCTCTTTTACTGGGAGCATCAG TGTGCATGTGCAATGGCGTGCATGTCACCGTGCGGGAGAAGCAGCGGTACGCCATGCTTTTCCAGTCCGTGGTCCTTCCATGCCAGTACCAGACGGCGTCCTCTCAAGCGGCGGTGGTACAGTGGTGGTACAAGTCCTACTGTCGAGACCGCACCAAAGAGTCCTTCACCCTGCCTGAGACTCTGGCCATCCAGACCTCAGAACTGGGCGCCACGTCCCACCTGGAGTGCTCTGACACCAGCCGCACAGTACGGGTCGTGGCCTCCGCACAGGGGGCCTCCTTGACATTGGCCGAGCACTACAAAGGCAGAGACATCACCATCATAAACA AGGCTGACCTGCGGATCGGGGAGCTGCAGTGGGGCGACAGCGGCGTGTACTTCTGTAAGGTCGTCATTGCCGACGATCTCGAGGGAAAGAATGAGGCCCAACTGGAGTTACTGGTGCTCG gCAGGACAGGTCAGCAGGACGATCTCCTACCTGAGTTTGATGTGGAGATCATGCCAG AGTGGGCGTTTGTGGCATCTGTAGTCCTGGGCAGCTTCTTGTTCCTGTTACTGTTGGGGATCTGCTGGTGCCAGTGTTGCCctcactcctgctgctgctacgtgcgctgctgctgctgtcccgACACCTGCTGCTGTCCCCGACACT TGTATGAGGCAGGGAAGATGGCCAAACGTGGACCACCTGCTCAGGTTCCTGTCTATCCTTACTACATTCCTGGCGTTCCTGCTGTGGTCCCGCTTGCCCCTTCATCTCACGTAGAGCCGAAGATAACATCTATTCCTTCTGTGGAGACCAACCTGGCGGGAG TGCGCAATGGCTACAGACTGAAAGCTGCTCCACAGCAAGCCTCAGCAAATATTCGGTACTACATAGAGAAGGAGCTGAGTCAGTTTCCTTCTGTCAAGATGGCTTCACTCAAAC CCAGTAGTATGTCGGAACTGAGCTCCCTTCACGATGGAGGGAACACAGACTTCAGACACACCTATCAGACAGTCCAGATGAAGGCACTCCCACCCATCGCGGACCTGGACGACCTGTCACTGAGAGCAGCTCCGCCCAGACAGAGTCACAGGCTCAGACGAGACAGGGGCAACCACTCAGACGATGAGCTGGACAGAAG GTGGAACTCCCGTTCTGAGCACCTAGACAGGAAAACACTGAGCAGAAGAGGGCGCACAGGCTCTCTGGATGAACTGGAAGATTTTGCCCGCTCCTTTAGTTCCCGAGGCCGCCGGGCTCTGTCCCGGGGCTATGAGCGGGATTACAGCCCTCCTAGGCGCTCCTTCAGAGATGAGGTTGATGAGTGGAGCCGCCGCAGCCCCTCACCTTTACCACAGAAGAGAAGGGGCACGTGGGACAGCGACCGTCACTGGCAGCCATCCCACAGTCGAGAATATGACGGCACCTTCCTCAACAGTGCACTGGAGCACAAGGCCAGGGCCCGAGGGGGTGAGCGAGGTGCCGCCAGACTGGACGAGGATAGTGACACTCCCTCAAAAGGCAGCTCCAGAGGAAAGGGCAGTTACTACAGCCGGTCACCTAGCAACCGTCCAGAAGAGGAGGACCCCTTACCTCCGTACTCTGAGTGGGAAGCAGAGCGGCACTACAGAGCTGAAGCCAATACAGAGCGATACCGCACTGTAGACGCTCCCAGGTCAGGGCGTTACAGGACCACAGAGTCCCACATGAGGCCTTTCTCGTACACTCGACCTCCTCAGGGGgcatcacacacactgcaagggggcagagaagagagggaCAGAAATCGAAACCTG ACCCTGGTGAGGGAAGAGTGGACGAAGCCACTCATCCTGCGGTTCACACAGCAGCTTTTCATCCATTTTCATCAGGATTTCAAGCACCCTCCAGTGCGCCCAGGGCAGCACTCCAGTCGGGCTGTTTTGTGTCAACAGCTCAGTGGGGGCAGGATCAGCCACCGGGAATCACCCTAA
- the LOC130528235 gene encoding immunoglobulin-like domain-containing receptor 2 isoform X4 yields the protein MNFYRLALLLGASVCMCNGVHVTVREKQRYAMLFQSVVLPCQYQTASSQAAVVQWWYKSYCRDRTKESFTLPETLAIQTSELGATSHLECSDTSRTVRVVASAQGASLTLAEHYKGRDITIINKADLRIGELQWGDSGVYFCKVVIADDLEGKNEAQLELLVLGRTGQQDDLLPEFDVEIMPEWAFVASVVLGSFLFLLLLGICWCQCCPHSCCCYVRCCCCPDTCCCPRHLYEAGKMAKRGPPAQVPVYPYYIPGVPAVVPLAPSSHVEPKITSIPSVETNLAGAASSMSELSSLHDGGNTDFRHTYQTVQMKALPPIADLDDLSLRAAPPRQSHRLRRDRGNHSDDELDRRWNSRSEHLDRKTLSRRGRTGSLDELEDFARSFSSRGRRALSRGYERDYSPPRRSFRDEVDEWSRRSPSPLPQKRRGTWDSDRHWQPSHSREYDGTFLNSALEHKARARGGERGAARLDEDSDTPSKGSSRGKGSYYSRSPSNRPEEEDPLPPYSEWEAERHYRAEANTERYRTVDAPRSGRYRTTESHMRPFSYTRPPQGASHTLQGGREERDRNRNLTLVREEWTKPLILRFTQQLFIHFHQDFKHPPVRPGQHSSRAVLCQQLSGGRISHRESP from the exons ATGAACTTTTACCGACTGGCTCTTTTACTGGGAGCATCAG TGTGCATGTGCAATGGCGTGCATGTCACCGTGCGGGAGAAGCAGCGGTACGCCATGCTTTTCCAGTCCGTGGTCCTTCCATGCCAGTACCAGACGGCGTCCTCTCAAGCGGCGGTGGTACAGTGGTGGTACAAGTCCTACTGTCGAGACCGCACCAAAGAGTCCTTCACCCTGCCTGAGACTCTGGCCATCCAGACCTCAGAACTGGGCGCCACGTCCCACCTGGAGTGCTCTGACACCAGCCGCACAGTACGGGTCGTGGCCTCCGCACAGGGGGCCTCCTTGACATTGGCCGAGCACTACAAAGGCAGAGACATCACCATCATAAACA AGGCTGACCTGCGGATCGGGGAGCTGCAGTGGGGCGACAGCGGCGTGTACTTCTGTAAGGTCGTCATTGCCGACGATCTCGAGGGAAAGAATGAGGCCCAACTGGAGTTACTGGTGCTCG gCAGGACAGGTCAGCAGGACGATCTCCTACCTGAGTTTGATGTGGAGATCATGCCAG AGTGGGCGTTTGTGGCATCTGTAGTCCTGGGCAGCTTCTTGTTCCTGTTACTGTTGGGGATCTGCTGGTGCCAGTGTTGCCctcactcctgctgctgctacgtgcgctgctgctgctgtcccgACACCTGCTGCTGTCCCCGACACT TGTATGAGGCAGGGAAGATGGCCAAACGTGGACCACCTGCTCAGGTTCCTGTCTATCCTTACTACATTCCTGGCGTTCCTGCTGTGGTCCCGCTTGCCCCTTCATCTCACGTAGAGCCGAAGATAACATCTATTCCTTCTGTGGAGACCAACCTGGCGGGAG CAGCCAGTAGTATGTCGGAACTGAGCTCCCTTCACGATGGAGGGAACACAGACTTCAGACACACCTATCAGACAGTCCAGATGAAGGCACTCCCACCCATCGCGGACCTGGACGACCTGTCACTGAGAGCAGCTCCGCCCAGACAGAGTCACAGGCTCAGACGAGACAGGGGCAACCACTCAGACGATGAGCTGGACAGAAG GTGGAACTCCCGTTCTGAGCACCTAGACAGGAAAACACTGAGCAGAAGAGGGCGCACAGGCTCTCTGGATGAACTGGAAGATTTTGCCCGCTCCTTTAGTTCCCGAGGCCGCCGGGCTCTGTCCCGGGGCTATGAGCGGGATTACAGCCCTCCTAGGCGCTCCTTCAGAGATGAGGTTGATGAGTGGAGCCGCCGCAGCCCCTCACCTTTACCACAGAAGAGAAGGGGCACGTGGGACAGCGACCGTCACTGGCAGCCATCCCACAGTCGAGAATATGACGGCACCTTCCTCAACAGTGCACTGGAGCACAAGGCCAGGGCCCGAGGGGGTGAGCGAGGTGCCGCCAGACTGGACGAGGATAGTGACACTCCCTCAAAAGGCAGCTCCAGAGGAAAGGGCAGTTACTACAGCCGGTCACCTAGCAACCGTCCAGAAGAGGAGGACCCCTTACCTCCGTACTCTGAGTGGGAAGCAGAGCGGCACTACAGAGCTGAAGCCAATACAGAGCGATACCGCACTGTAGACGCTCCCAGGTCAGGGCGTTACAGGACCACAGAGTCCCACATGAGGCCTTTCTCGTACACTCGACCTCCTCAGGGGgcatcacacacactgcaagggggcagagaagagagggaCAGAAATCGAAACCTG ACCCTGGTGAGGGAAGAGTGGACGAAGCCACTCATCCTGCGGTTCACACAGCAGCTTTTCATCCATTTTCATCAGGATTTCAAGCACCCTCCAGTGCGCCCAGGGCAGCACTCCAGTCGGGCTGTTTTGTGTCAACAGCTCAGTGGGGGCAGGATCAGCCACCGGGAATCACCCTAA